Sequence from the Chelonoidis abingdonii isolate Lonesome George chromosome 1, CheloAbing_2.0, whole genome shotgun sequence genome:
GAACCATGTGATTACCTCACTACCAATGACAGGGGCTGCTGAAGGCCACCCTACACTCATAGTCACAACAGGTTAGAGGATCACACTGTTATAGCTATTGAGACATCTAAAGATGCAACAGGTACCagggcacttttgaaaagcccactGAACACCTGCCTCcacctttaggtgcctaaatacctttaaaaatctggcccagactGACAAGTGGAAGGAGTGTCCAATAGTTATCAGTCAACAGCTGTTTTGTGACCCACCTCTATGTAAGGCTACTGCCCAGTGGAAAGCTGCCCACAGCCAGCAAGACCCATCATAATCAGCACCCTTACTGGCTGGCTATGCTGGGAGACCACAGACTGAATTATCATAGAGGATGAGCTCCCCTTCCACTGTGAGAGGTCACCCATCTAGGTAAGGGTTGGGTACACAAGCAGAGACGATGGGGCTGCTCTACAGCTAAACAGAACATGTGCCCTTGTGATGGCAGGCTGGCACGCATAGTAAAGGTCACTTAGCACAGAGTGGCTCATGAACTTAGATACAATTCCTATGGCTGGACGGCCTTCTTCAGTGATGTATTCAGTCTAAAATCCTCCACATAAGCAACAGGTCTGTAAATGGCGTCATTTGGCGCAACACATATTAGCAAGACTTCTTTGCACTTCCACAAAGCAAGAAACTCAGAGCAAAGCCTCTGTTCTTACCCCCACCCTGACTGTTCCCAGTGACACTTGACCCCCGACTAAGACCTGTGGGGCGAACAAGCCCAGGCAGCTCCAGGGCGGCTAAGGAAGGAATACCTTCGCATTGTAATTGTCATAGGACTTGCTACCAAGGATTCGCTGATATTTggcctttcctttcttttgttagAATGCAACTGTGACTGATTGCAACACTGTATTCACACCCTATTGTAATAAGCTTTGTATAATATATGCCTTATGCGGTACCATTGACAAGCTAACCACTCCCTGGTCAGTAATAGTCTGGTGAAATggatgtagcaacattatatgtaaagttatgaacataagctgaaatcataattgaaatgtgtttaccagacaaacCTGGGGAACGAATACCCTTGTTTCTCAAACACAAAGGACAAGTTGACATCACTAGCCAGCTGTCATCAAACCTGATGGGGCATCAAGTGGCCATTGTTtggcagggaagggggggggggcggaatgaACAGCTCTGCATCTTAGCACACAGCAGCATGAATCGTCCCCCACCACCAGACGCCATAGCTTTCCATTGGAAAGAACATTATCTAGGCGTCACTCCCAGGAAAACGCATTTCAAAGGAGGACTGAACTATAAACGTGAGGGGCAAAAACATGCCATGTTATCTCTCCCTATCAGATGCAAGAGATCTTTCCACTGCTCTATTGTGTGTGGAAATACAGCACCAGAAACGCTGTCTTGAAAGCAGACTTCAGCACTAAAAGTGCTGACCTGTCACCATTAGCTGAAAGTTGAAAGCAATTGAGATTTGGTCTTGTTTGAATTACTAAACTTGGAGTGATGacagtgaaacaatgttaaagtCCATATAAGTGTATAATTTGTTTGATAATTATAAGAGTTAAATGGTTAATAAAGATGGTTTTAAGCATTAGAGCTAAGGAAAACAAACTGGCATTGTAAGCAGTCAGATAAATCCAAAATGGAGGTCTGGGAGAGATTCAACCAATAGCAAACAGGCAGGCTGAGGTGATACAAAGGTCACTCCAAAACCTGAGAAGAGGGGTTAGGCAGAAAACACAGGTCTTCAAACAGGTACAGCTTTGATTGACCAATAGCAGGCTTGAAGCTGATTGGTTCATGATAGGGATTAAAGAATCAACCAATCAGAACGGatcaaaatatgtatataaagCAGGGAGCAGCAAAGTTTTAACTTGTCTTGTGAGGGAAAAGGTACTGAGGTGTGTGGGGGAAGATAGTATTGGAGAAGATAGAAACAGGCGAGAAGGAAGACCCCTAAAAGAGCTAAATTGCTAAGAAGCAGAAAAAGCAGCTGGAATTAACATTAATGCTATTGCAGGACCAGTTGAAGGGAAGAAATCTTGAAGAAGTAAGCATAAGGACATACTCTATGTAACGTATAAATTTATATGTATGAGGTAATAAAGCTGGAcaattctctgtgtgtgtgtgatatgtaTAGTTTTAATCTTTAAGAGCTTCCAGTCAGCATCCTGTATGTAACTGGCTATTGCACAGAGAATGGAACCATTTAGAGCTGTTTTTCCAGTTGCAGGATATTGCAATTTTGGGTACTTTAATATGCATCTGTGCTAACAGCATTTTGTCTTTGTTAAGAAAAGGGGTGACTTATTTCTTTGATATATAGTTTAGATCATCTGTGTTTTTCATTGTGTTTAGAgttattgtattaaaaaaatcttttaacactttttctttttgttttttgacaaattaCTGCCTAAGTATCAATCCTTTAGGAGGACACAGATACAGACTTTTCTCAAAGGCTAACAGTCTGTCCTCAAGAATCCTCCACAGGTTGGGTGGCAACCCCCCACTAAAACCCTGGCAATTCCTCTAGGGTGGACTAGCTCCTGGTAACCCACTAAACCAGATAAAACAGAATCTATTTACTGATCCAGGCAGGCCATTATAGCTGTGCTTTAGGTCTGATTTTGGGGTAACATCCATCTCATCACCTAAgacaacaaaagaaacagccaaGGGATTtttgggagcagatcctggcctgagtGTTGTGAGAGTGCACTAAAAGCATGTGGGAAGGGATTTAACAAACTGGAGCTGATTCAAGGTGAagtttagaaaacattttatctttatttttcttgtaaccatttctaactttaatACCTCCATTACTTGTACTCAGTCTCTTAGATAAACTTGTTATAtcctttaattaaaactaatccagtgttgtgaattgTTTTAGGTAACTTCATTGAAGGTAGCAGACTGTTGTATGCTGATCACCTTAAAGGGGCAACAGACAATATatttggactgtccaggagagggctggacactgcaaAACACATCTGGAGGGGAAAAACCCAGGATTGGCAGTGTGTTGGGATCACCCTACAAGTAGTGACCAATGCTGGTGAAAGCCAGTATGGCTGGGGTGTTGCTGGCAGGCTGTTAGGGTCAGAGCTGTGGCTGTATGCGGGCACTCAGGATgagacctgcatgctgtttgtgaggaGCCCAGGTGGGAAGCTACAGTAGCAAAGTGTTGGGAGGTACCCCAAGTTACTGGTCAAATGGTGACACAGCTCCTCACTGGTCTGTATAACACTCTACAGTAACCaaggggggaggagaagacaCATACTATCTCTTTGCCAGGGTCACTGGCAGAATTCACAGCTTGCTTCAGAAGCTACTGCCCCATGAATTTGTGTTTGAAGTAGAAGGAAGGAGTCTGGGTCCCTGTGCAACCCTACTAGGCTAATCCAGTGTTACCAAAGAGGAGGTATGAAAAATAAGGTGCTCCATAGGAAATCAACAAACCTGAACTTTGATATTTTAACTGAGACCAAAATATACTTATCAAAAGATCACAGCTTATGCTCTGTATGAGTGGCTGtttaaaaatgggcatgtttGCAAAGAGACTGGCCCTCAATGCTGTTCTCATTAAGTGGTGTGAGTTGGTAACTCCAGTGATCTCAACAGAAGTGCACAGGCACAAAAAACAGAGACATCAGTCAGGACTTTCCACTTGGTATCAAGAATCATTTGTGGTGCTGCCAGAGTGGAGCACATGAATCTTTAGAGAATTAAAATTAACCTGTTTCTGAGATGAcatctttcatagaatcataggactggaagggaccttgaggggtTGTCTagtttagtccagtcccctgcactcatggcaggactaagtattcatGTTGAGTTTCATCTTTGGACATTTTTACAGATattaaggatttttaatgaaGACACAGGCCTCAAACTCTTCCCTAATAGTCAGGGCTAAGGAACTGGAAGCTATCAGGGTCAGGCAGAGAAGGAAAGTTAAAGCAGGGTCTGGCACTGCTACAGCACCATTAAGCTGCTAGCCCAGGGATCAGCaagcacctttcagaagtggtgtgccgagtcttcctttattcaccctaatttaaggttgtgtgtgccagtaacacattttaatgtttttagaagatctccttctgtaagtctatattatataactaaactattgttgtatgtaaagtaaacaaggttttcaaagtgtttaagaagcatcatttaaagtTAAACGCTGATCTTATGCCACCAGCCTGGGGTTATGTTCATCTAGCCTGGTGCCGGGCTGAGAAGAGCCTGTGGCTGGGACCatgggttcagggcagaaggctgggtgtgtggaggggttcaagggtcagagcagagggctaggggggtgtgggggtgcagggcagaatgctgagtgtggggaagagtcagggcagaggtgcTCAGCCCAtagggtgctcccagccccctcccctgagtggcTCATGGCACCTTTCCACCTCTCTCTGCGGCCTGTATGGAGCAGTGTGCACGCTGCTGctcatcccccttccccctcGCAAGAGCCATCAACTGATTGGCTCAGGGAAGAAGTGGGGGacagggaagcttggctgctacagaaccaagcttctgcctcctgcccccgcaggggagaTCAGTGGGGGGACTCACttaggctgggggccaggactgtGGCAGGCAGCTGCGTGCCGTGTTTGGTATGCAtgctgtaggttgccaacccATGCTAGCCCATCCAGGAGTAGCAGTGACTACTCTGGAGAGCACTTCACTGCaatttggggagaggaaggaaagagaaagagaattaGAGTTTAGGGACATCCCTGAGGAGCAAACTACATCTAGGAAAAAACTTCTGAATTTAAAAAGCCCAGTGACCAAAACTGGGAATGTCCACAGGCCCTAGGTGTGGCTGATGTTTATGGCTCCTCTCCCAAAGGGCAATTTAAACAGTGCTACATCAGAGAATAAAGTAAATGGGTGACGTATCACAGAAGCCAGCAATCCAGGACAGGCTTGAGCTACTATGGAAGCAACAccaatgtgtgtgtgcatgggggggtAAGAGACAGTAGGGGAGGTTTTATCACTCTTATGGATGATGCAAGGGTCCATTTTGGTGCCCACACTGACCCTATTGGGGCTTCAGAACCTAGTACTGCTGCAAAATGCAGCTTCCTTGCCTCTGGTAGTTTATAATCCCAGGTTCATTCCTTACCATCTTTGGAGCAAGACTACTTGTATTCCCCCTTAGGCAGCAGGAGGGGGCTATTGACAATCAGAGAATGCGTCTAAGTTACAATGAGAACATTTTAATTCCACCTTTAGCATTGCACCAAGTTGCTGCGGCTGCCCAGGTTTTCCTATGAGGTAAACTACCCCCCCTTATGTTGCTGGGGAGCCATGAAACAGAGGTAAGGATGCAAGAGATAAAGTCTGATCCAGCACAAAGCCAGTAAGAGCATAGGTGCTATATCAAGACAACACTATGTGCACCCTCAATCCCCCGACAAACAGGTAGTTAGCAGGCCAGGGCATCAAAGCACTCTTGGAAAAGTCATTAACCCTTCATTATCAATTTCACCCTGGGCAGAGGGTCAGTACAGAGGCCACGCTCCACTTACATCCTACTTAAAGATTTGTGTAGGACATAACTGATGCATGGGTCTATGATGCTCCCCACCCCGCTGTGTGTAACAGGGATAAACCTCTCAAGCACTGAGGGGATTTGAAAGGGAAAAGGGCTTTGGTCAAGCAGAGCCTCATAAACATGGGGGCAAGGGTGATCTATCCAATCCTGCTCCATTACAGTTTAATGCACAGGAGCAACAGTAGCGTGTAAACATGGACCTGGCCAGATTAAGAGCGTCATCCTGCCAGTAACAATAGACTGACCAACTGATATTAAGACAAGGGGCCTTTGGCATTAGGCCCCACAATGCCCTAGgaatttccccccacacacacactttaggaCGAGTTAGGCTAGAAGAttcccatcctcccctcccctcctcaacCCTGATGACTGTAGATTTTGCCACTCCCATTTCAGTCCTGGCTCCAATTCTCCTTCTCAAAGACAAGCTCCACAGCTTCATTCACATCCTGCACCACATAAGATGCCTCCAGTAGGCTGGCATCCAAGCGGAAGTCCCGGTGCCCGTGGAACACAGTCTCCACCACGCTCTCGTGTGGGTCAGCAGGCACATCTCCATGAGGACTGTAGACCCCAGTGCAGACTAGAATTGACTTGCAGCTCTCCAACGAGATGTACCAATCCTCCTTCGGCTCAGAATGGTCCTCACTCTGGGGATCTGCCACCCCCACACTCCTCTTCACCTCAGCCTGAGCACGGGCCTGACACGCAGCCTTGAGGTAGCGATTGTAGATGTTTGCACCATAGATGTCAGACATTGGATTATCCCTGTACATGGCCATCAGATGAAGGAAAATCAGTTACTTCACAAGTTTGACTTGAACATAGGCAGGCTGGGATTGGTCCAGCATaaaggtgggtgggggaaggcaaGGAATGAGCTAGTCAGGAACTTATATAGAATTGGGCAGGTCAGATCAGTGGCCTGTCTAATCCAGCATACCAACTCTAGCGGAAGCCAATGCCAGATTATTGAGAGGAACATGGTAACAGCCCTGAGTCCAGCCATTTGCACAATGTTGGTTAACGAGGAAGATACTCCTCCTTGTTCCCCCCTTTGCCCCCAAAGAATGTTTGATGGCCCTTGTCTGAAGTGGCTGTAAAATGTAATTACTGGCTGGTTGATGCTATTGCACTGATTTGAAATTCCAGAGCTATGCCACGTATCTCAGTCACATCCTGTAGCAGTGACTCAAGCAGGCTGACTATTCCAGTCAACTTCATGGAGATGCAGGGAGCTGTGGTTTAGTAACCTAATGCAGTTCAGATCAGCATTTAGAATAGGAAACTCCAGAAATGCCTCAggggtttaaataaataaaggtttaaaaaaaaaaaaaaaaaaaaaaaaaaaaacaccacaccacacacaccacaaaaaaCACCCACCAACTCCTCATAAAACTTCATTACAAAAACAGGGCTGAAGACCCTTAAGGAAACACACAGGAAGCGGTCTCTTACCCAACAGCATAGAGCCTGCAGATGGGAGATGGCCACCCTCGTCTTTCCACCTGCTGTTTGATCAGATACTCAGCATACTGGTAAGTGACAATGCTGGGTTTGCCTATTAGGGCCTCATACTTCAACTCCCTGCCAGTCACTTTTTTGTAGATGTTCTCCAAGCAGACAAGAAAGGTGCCATGGCCAAATCtgccccaggaaaaaaaaaagattgtcgTCAGTGCCCCCTGGCCCTTTGGCATTTGCACAGAAGCCATTATCCATCTTACAGCTATGATCATCTCCCAAAAGAGATGAAACTCTACCCTGATCCACACCTACATGCAAACAACTTGAAGATAGAAGATCAGAAGTCCCCACCTTGCCATCCCTTCTTTTGAATTTACTTGGATATTAAATATGCAGAGAAACTACCCACCCCCAATACAGAAGCCCCTCCAAAAAGTGTGCATGACATGTTGATTCTCATGCTTATCTCATGTAGTCCTCATTGCTTGAGACCATCTTCCTAACTACTAGAcattggaataaaaataaataacctaCCTTCAGACTAGGTTGGCTTAGAAACAACAGCAGCTGCAGACATGGGCCAAGTCCTGCCTTTGTTATTTAAAagtcaagcttttttttttttttttttttttttttaaattttccacttGGGATGAGATGTCTGGTGCTTGGCTTTGACCCAAGAGTGGTGAATCTTTTGGAAAGGTGTGAACTGAATTCAACCAGATGGCCCAGTTTAtacaaaaaggaaagaagagaagaggcATTTTGCACTTAAATAAAAAGTGCACATTTTTCTGTCACCTCAACAACCCAAAAAGAGTTGAACTTCAGAACAGTGAAGTCACCTAATTGTAGTCCTTGACACAGAAAGCCATCCTTGCTAAATATGAAGGTGTTGGGTTTAGCAGTACTGAAGTATCTACTCAGACTTAGGcccaattttgaaaatattggtctGAGCTCCCAATGTAACTTTGAGGTCTCTCCAAATATTGCCACCCTTCAAACACTAGACAAACAAATATTTACTGTAACCCCACTAAGAGGTCTCCTAGCCTTTACATTACAGAGATGTGGTAATTAGGTCTCAAGCAAAGCTCATCAACAGGGTATCTGAATAAACTAAGCTAAATAGTGACCTTAACAAATATGCTTTTCACCTTGGCATCTTGGCTTCTGCCATCCACAAAAGATCCATGTTACAGGCAAGGACGGGTATATGGGGATATGGCACTGCTGCCGGCTCTGCCCCAGGGTTCCCATTGCTCAGGAGGACATCAATAATCAGCTGAAGGCTTGTCTCCCACCGGACCGGCTCCCCAAACAGAATCACCCCTGAAACATTTAAGAGATACGGTACATGGAAGTTCAGAATGGTCACCCattcaacaaataaaataaaaggaactcTGTCCACTACAATATACTACTTCTGGAAGGGGACAAACAAACAGTGTGTACTACAGCATCTGAATCAGTCATTCCGTCAGGTGTCCTGTCACTAAACGGCTATCCAGCTGGCTTGGCTGAACACCAAGCAGGATAACATCATAAACCTGGACAAAGCATAGCACTTACCTTCTATGGTAGGGAAGTCAGTGGTTGGAGGAGGCTGCCGGAAAAAAAGAGCAAGGCTGGGTTAATAATACAGAACTAAACACATCTGGTACTGACATAATGTGttagtatcatagaatatcaggactggaagggaccacagaaggtatctagtccaaccccctgctcagagcaggaccaatccccagacagatttttgccccagatccctaaatgggcccctcaaggattgaactcacaaccctggggttagcaggccaatgttcaaaccactgagttattgaGAGCCAAGAATTTCAGGAGTGACTAGTCATTTTGGAAGCCCCCCTTTAGAAGTCTTCACGGGGGTCTGATTTTTCGGACAGGTGCTCAATacttgctgaaaatcaggccccttttagaagtcttaaattGGCCACCCCCTTAAAAATCACTAATCATTCTTGAAAAATCTTGGCTGTAAACACTACAGAACAGTGAAGAAATACTGGGGGGAAGGGTGTGTATCAAAGCTACTGCAGCTCTAGCCTCTTCCAGCAGAGGCTATTGCAGAGAGCTATGTAAGAGAGCAGACCTTCAGGGAGCTCAGTAACAATCCCAACCTCCCCACAGCAGGAGTCAGTCTAATGAATGGTGTAAGATGGCTAGTTATAGATGATCTCACAGTTATTCTATCAACAGCCATAACATACAAATGCTATAATCCCAGGTCACCAAGTCTCACAGACAAGTTGATATTTACCAGCTCCTTTGGTCTACGGCTTTGATCAACCATGTCCAGCAGGGGAAATGCCTTCCTCACATCCTGTATGGTAACCACATTCCGGAACCCCACACTATTTCAGACAGTCAAGGAAGGAAATAGAGCCTGCTCTTTATAGACTATGGGCTGATTTACAAGacacctaagggatttaggagcacaagtctcagTGACTTTCAGTAGGACTTCTGCTCCTAAGTCATGTACGTGATTTCAAACAGCTCACCCCAAGTTGTAAATCCCATTACCCTATAAAAGCTGGGTCATTTCCTTCCCCTACAGAGCCTGCTTGAAGTCCAATATTGACTCAGGGCATTACTTGAAGACCATCCAGAGCACCAGAGATGACAATTCAGATCAAATCCATTCACAGCAATTTCAGAAGTCTCAAGTCTCCAGAGCACAGCAGGACAGTGACTCTCAGAAACATTAGAGAAGGAGGGCTGCCGATTCAGACCTGGTAAGTGGGTGCAAattcactaacttcagtggaattgcacgTGCCTAGATCAACCCAGTGTGGCCTATTAGGTTtaaaggttaaaaagaaaaaaaagtctgtggTTAAACTTGTGCAAGAGAAAacatgtcagtgatggagactccaatttttaaatcaagattggatcttttgcttaaaaaaatatgctctaagaattattttggggaagttctatgacctgtgttatataggtcaggctagatgatcacagtggtccattcTGACCTTGGGATCTATGAAAGAAGCTTTCCCACCAATAGTCTCTGGTAATGAGACAGGCGCAGCAGAGAtggaatagattcatagattttaagaccagggaccattgtgatcatctagtgtgaccctGCATAACAGAGGGAAATTCTCTAACTTGTTAAACACTGGTAGCTACAGGTCAGAATAGAACAGATATATTATGGCAAAGCTTTTGTGGGTGGGTTCTAGATTTGGAGCAGCACAGGGAATTAAAGATCAGACATATCAGCAGAGTTGGGGGAGCCTGGGACCCAATCAGCAGAGGAAAAAAGTACACTGACAAAATTGTGTAAGGAAAGATTGCACAGCATCTGCCTATAATATGCTTGACTGCTGCCTGGCATGGACTGTGTTATAAAAGATTACAGAAGCCAGGTGTCTTGCACCAATCACAGTAAAATGGAGGCAGGAAGCATGGACCATAACTAACCCAAAAATCAGTGCAAGAAGCAAAACAGGCCACAAGGGTGCATCCAGAAGAGAAACTCCAACTTAGTCCAAAGTTTCAAGTCTTCCAAAGGGTACCCTCCCAACAAGATGCTCAGAATAAATCAAAAGACCTTTTTCTGCTCCCCCACCTCCCGCAGGCTGACCACACAAGTGTCCCAGTATGTATCCAGATATCACTGCTCCCCAGGCATGGCCAACACAGCACAGTTGTGAAGCTCTGGTGGGACAAGCAGGGTCCACAGCCTCAGAACTGCAAAGGATACTTCCTGGCATTTTCCTCCACTGGCCCCTGCCCAGACACCAGCATACACTTCTCATGGAACTGATGGAAGAGAtgcagggggctgtgggaaagGATCACTTGTTCTGGAGACACCTGCAGCAGGAAAAAGAGACCAGCGTCAGCAGGACGGAAACTCTCCATTCCCTACATAGCACTCAGCTGTTATCCCCTTTCCTCTCATTTCATTTgtaaggggggggcaggggagaagggaaccACACAGCCTATCCTGAGGTGGACTACCAGAGCAACCCGCAGCTGCAGGCTGAGTTCCAGCTGGTTAAGCCAACACAGAGAAGAACTCTGCATCCACAACCACCACCCAAACCAACCTGCATACAGATAATACTCTACTCCACTGTATTCTATTCATCATGGCACTAGGAGCAGAATCTGAAATGGAGCTAGACCTCTGAGAACAAGGCCACCACACGTTCCATGCTACTGAATATCTTGGGCTAGAACCAATCCAGCACCATCTTTTGATAGCTTTCTTACCAGCCCCAGATGTCTAATGAACTAGGGACCATCATCATTTAGATAACAAGACTGGAGTGCTTAGCAGTGTAGGGACTGAACACATAGGGCCTGTCCAGAGGCATTTAGTCTAAATATTCAGCCACTATCCTTCTGAGCCTGGTGAATTAAAACACAGCTTTGAGAACTAGTCTGGACTGAACAGCTTTAAATCTTTGGACTCAATGGGTTGATCTGACAGCTCTAGAATGCTAAGTTGGAGAGTATGCCTGGCTACCTTGCTCCACTGGGTCTTACTTGCTGCTCTGATACAAGAAACACGTGGATGAATTAGCTCTATGGTAAGGTCAGAACTGGCAGCAGGGCAGTGCTGGTGTCAGCTGTGCAGCTACCTAACCATTTGGACTTGTTTTGTAGCAGCAGAATAGCTCCTTCCTCCAGCTCAGACATGACATTTTCAGTTACAGACACTGGGATAGGTGACTGGCCAGCTCAGGGAAGTGGAGTTGGGATACAAAGCCTTTTGACAACTACTGAGCATGTTGTTCTTGTGCAATATAGAGCTGGTCACTTGAAACTAGTCTGAGATCACATTTCATACACTCTGCCAAACAG
This genomic interval carries:
- the HDHD5 gene encoding haloacid dehalogenase-like hydrolase domain-containing 5 translates to MGLGCLRSASKAALRRWRRGGPRALPPISQRGLAVSAPGVSETPPTFGFLFDIDGVLVRGRHVIPAAQEAFRKLVDSNGQLRVPVVFVTNAGNCLQHVKAQELSDALGLKVSPEQVILSHSPLHLFHQFHEKCMLVSGQGPVEENARNVGFRNVVTIQDVRKAFPLLDMVDQSRRPKELPPPTTDFPTIEGVILFGEPVRWETSLQLIIDVLLSNGNPGAEPAAVPYPHIPVLACNMDLLWMAEAKMPRFGHGTFLVCLENIYKKVTGRELKYEALIGKPSIVTYQYAEYLIKQQVERRGWPSPICRLYAVGDNPMSDIYGANIYNRYLKAACQARAQAEVKRSVGVADPQSEDHSEPKEDWYISLESCKSILVCTGVYSPHGDVPADPHESVVETVFHGHRDFRLDASLLEASYVVQDVNEAVELVFEKENWSQD